A region from the Lycium barbarum isolate Lr01 chromosome 8, ASM1917538v2, whole genome shotgun sequence genome encodes:
- the LOC132605602 gene encoding mediator of RNA polymerase II transcription subunit 33A-like isoform X3, with product MQISSSLNTTGISLLSIDVSELLVSHICWSNSVPIAWKLLEKALTVRIVPPLFVLALLSTRVIPARRSCPMAYRLYMELLKRYAFSLPSLVNGPNYQKIMESINDTLHLSQIFELQGSESGMHMVEYVFTVVWQLLDASLDDEGLLELTAEKKSRWPVATKEIEISNQDGFSGKRVEHREALCRMNTVLAIEIIGELFGDRLISMILYLACRNMPTHWDSFMQHLQLLVSNSSALRNSKNISPEALILLISKNRGVLSRECKTSSRKFLHAVMASGSLALSASRRDDASTSVLWLPIDLFLEDIMDGTQVTATSAADTLTGLVKALQAVNCTSWQNTFFGLWISALKLVNRERDSSEGPVPRLDTCLCLLLSITTLAITNIIKEEENDSSSRDQRTESTGKRRQALVSSLQQLHDYEGLLTPPLPAIPLANQAALKAMMFLSGLSGGSEYFDGMRLNDIPVNCAGNLWHLIVEACIARHILDTSAYLWPGYVKGQCNKVPRNMSGPLPSWSSLMKGGLLTPPMVSALVSTPASSLAEIEKIYEIAVNGPAEEKISAATILCGASLARGWNIQEHTVLFITRLLSPCVPSDYGGTDSHLIGYAPFLNVLLVGISSIDGIQIFSLHGLVPQLVGALMPICEAFGSCAPNVSWTLMSEKITSHAVFSNAFTLLLKLWMFDQPPLEHVTRDVPVGSHLTPEYLLLVRNAQLAFSEDLPIDQSKSKQLPRVPNRLFREPIFMDSFPKLKCWYRQHQACIASPLSGLIPGTPVHQIVEALLNFMFRKINSAGQSLIPPTSSGSNSSMSGNEEISPHLKLPAWDILEAVPFVLNAALTACAHGTLSPRELATGLKYLADFLPASLPTIASYFSAEVTRGIWKPASMNGTDWPSPAANLATVEQQIKKILAATGVDVPSLSVGGSSPAILPLPLAILVSLTITYKLDRDTDRFLNFMGAAVSNLATNCPWPCMPVMASLWAQKVRRWSDFLVFSSSRTVFHHSSDAVVQLLRVCFTATLGLGTSSIESNGGVGSLLGHGFGSHFSGGISPVAPGILYLRVHRAVRNVMFMAEEIVSLLMHFVRDIADSGVPARELEKLKKTRSGFPASCHVSLAAAMARVKVSASLGASLVWITGGLSLVQSLLKETLPSWFISAHGSEPNGGVSEGMVARLRGYALAYLAVLSGTFAWGVDSLSTTSKYRPSMLGAHLEFLASALDGKISLGCNKATWKAYVSGFVSLVVGCTPSWLLEVNLEVLKRLSKGLKRWGDEVLALALLETSGVGAMGIAAEMIIEGDLNFAT from the exons ATGCAAATTTCCTCCAGCCTCAACACCACCGGCATATCTCTACTGTCGATTGACGTTTCCGAACTTCTAGTATCTCATATATGTTGGTCGAATAGTGTTCCTATTGCTTGGAAGCTTCTAGAGAAAGCTTTGACGGTTAGAATTGTACCTCCTCTGTTTGTTCTCGCCCTTCTCTCCACTAG AGTAATTCCTGCACGAAGGAGCTGTCCGATGGCATACAGGCTGTATATGGAACTTCTAAAAAGATATGCTTTTTCATTACCTTCTCTGGTTAACGGTCCAAATTATCAAAA GATTATGGAGTCGATAAATGATACTCTTCATCTTTCCCAGATATTTGAACTCCAGGGGTCTGAAAGTGGAATGCATATGGTTGAATATGTTTTCACGGTTGTATGGCAGTTACTTGATGCTTCACTTGATGATGAGGGGTTGCTGGAACTGACTGCTGAAAAGAAGTCTAGGTGGCCAGTTGCAACTAAAGAAATCGAAATCAGCAATCAGGATGGCTTTTCTGGGAAAAGAGTTGAACATCGTGAAGCATTATGTAGAATGAACACTGTACTGGCTATTGAAATAATTGGCGAACTTTTTGGGGACAGACTGATATCCATGATTCTTTATTTGGCATGTAGGAACAT gCCCACACATTGGGATTCTTTCATGCAGCACTTACAACTTCTAGTGTCAAACTCCTCAGCtctaagaaactctaagaatatcTCTCCGGAGGCTTTGATACTGTTGATATCAAAAAACCGTGGAGTCCTCTCCAGAGAATGCAAAACAAGCTCTCGTAAATTTCTTCATGCTGTTATGGCTTCTGGATCACTTGCGCTTTCTGCTAGTCGGCGTGATGATGCTAGTACATCAGTTCTCTGGCTACCCATTGATCTCTTTCTAGAAGATATCATGGATGGAACACAAGTGACAGCTACAAGTGCTGCTGACACCCTTACTG GTCTGGTGAAGGCTCTGCAGGCAGTTAACTGTACATCGTGGCAGAATACATTTTTTGGATTGTGGATTTCAGCCCTAAAGCTTGTTAATAGA GAAAGGGATTCCAGTGAGGGACCAGTACCTCGTCTTGATACTTGCTTATGCTTGTTGTTGTCTATTACAACGCTAGCAATTACCAACATAATTAAAGAGGAGGAAAATGATAGCAGCTCTAGGGATCAAAGAACAGAGTCCACAGGAAAACGTCGTCAGGCTTTGGTTTCTAGCTTACAGCAACTGCATGATTATGAAGGCTTGTTGACCCCACCATTGCCTGCAATTCCTTTGGCAAACCAAGCTGCTTTGAAAGCAATGATGTTCCTTTCAGGGCTAAGTGGGGGGAGTGAATACTTTGATGGGATGAGATTGAACGACATTCCTGTCAATTGTG CTGGAAACTTGTGGCACCTTATTGTTGAGGCTTGCATTGCTAGACACATTTTGGATACATCTGCTTATTTATGGCCGGGATACGTAAAAGGTCAATGCAATAAAGTGCCTCGTAACATGTCAGGCCCATTGCCTAGCTGGTCATCATTGATGAAGGGGGGTCTCCTAACTCCTCCAATGGTCAGTGCATTGGTTTCAACACCCGCTTCAAG CTTAGCAGAAATAGAGAAAATATATGAGATTGCTGTCAATGGTCCAGCTGAAGAGAAGATTTCTGCCGCTACTATTCTCTGTGGGGCCTCTCTTGCTCGTGGATGGAATATACAG GAACATACGGTTCTATTCATCACCAGGCTGCTTTCACCTTGTGTTCCTTCTGATTATGGTGGAACTGATAGCCATTTGATTGGCTATGCTCCATTTCTGAATGTTCTTCTTGTTGGTATATCATCTATCGACGGTATCCAGATATTTTCTTTACATGGATTG GTTCCACAGCTTGTTGGTGCATTGATGCCAATTTGTGAAGCCTTCGGTTCTTGTGCACCCAATGTGTCATGGACTCTAATGTCAGAAAAAATTACTTCACATGCCGTTTTCTCGAATGCATTCACACTTCTGCTGAAATTGTGGATGTTTGATCAGCCGCCGCTTGAGCATGTCACGAGAGATGTTCCTGTGGGATCCCATCTAACTCCTGAATACCTATTGCTGGTTCGCAACGCCCAGTTGGCATTCTCTGAAGATTTGCCGATAGATCAAAGCAAAAGCAAACAATTGCCTAGAGTTCCAAATCGATTATTTAGAGAACCCATATTTATGGATTCTTTCCCTAAACTAAAATGTTGGTACCGGCAACATCAAGCATGTATTGCGTCACCTCTCTCAGGTCTCATCCCTGGAACTCCTGTTCATCAGATAGTTGAAGCACTGCTGAACTTCATGTTCAGAAAAATAAATAGTGCTGGTCAGTCCCTTATACCTCCAACTTCAAGTGGTAGTAACTCATCTATGTCTGGAAATGAAGAGATATCTCCTCATCTTAAGTTGCCCGCATGGGATATTTTGGAAGCTGTTCCTTTTGTGCTTAATGCTGCTCTCACAGCCTGTGCTCACGGGACCTTGTCACCACGTGAACTAGCCACTG GTCTTAAGTATCTAGCTGACTTTCTTCCTGCGTCTTTGCCAACAATTGCAAGTTACTTTTCAGCTGAAGTGACACGGGGTATTTGGAAGCCTGCTTCTATGAATGGAACTGATTGGCCAAGTCCTGCTGCGAATTTAGCAACAGTGGAACAACAAATTAAGAAAATCCTAGCTGCCACTGGTGTTGATGTGCCAAGTCTCTCTGTAG GTGGAAGTTCTCCAGCTATTCTTCCTTTGCCCCTGGCAATCCTTGTGAGCCTCACCATTACATATAAACTTGATAGAGATACTGACCGCTTTCTGAACTTCATGGGCGCAGCAGTGAGTAACCTGGCTACAAATTGTCCTTGGCCATGTATGCCTGTGATGGCTTCCCTATGGGCTCAAAAGGTTAGACGCTGGAGTGACTTTCTTGTTTTCTCTTCATCCCGAACTGTTTTCCACCACAGCAGTGATGCAGTGGTTCAACTTCTTCGGGTCTGCTTTACAGCTACACTAGGTTTGGGTACATCTTCTATAGAAAGCAATGGGGGAGTTGGTTCACTTCTGGGTCATGGATTTGGTTCGCATTTTTCTGGTGGCATTTCTCCTGTTGCCCCCGGTATACTCTACTTGCGTGTTCATAGAGCTGTCAGAAATGTCATGTTTATGGCAGAAGAGATCGTCTCCCTTCTGATGCATTTCGTCAGAGATATTGCAGATAGTGGAGTCCCTGCTAGGGAATTGGAGAAACTCAAGAAAACCAGAAGTGGATTCCCTGCATCTTGTCACGTCTCTCTTGCTGCAGCAATGGCCCGTGTCAAGGTTTCAGCTTCATTGGGTGCTTCATTAGTTTGGATCACAGGTGGTTTAAGTTTAGTCCAATCTTTGTTAAAAGAAACTTTGCCATCTTGGTTTATATCTGCACATGGATCAGAGCCCAACGGTGGGGTCTCAGAAGGGATGGTTGCAAGGCTAAGGGGTTATGCCCTTGCATACTTGGCAGTTCTGTCAGGAACATTTGCTTGGGGGGTGGATTCATTGTCAACCACATCCAAGTATCGACCAAGTATGCTTGGAGCACACTTGGAGTTTCTTGCAAGTGCACTAGATGGCAAAATATCACTTGGTTGTAACAAGGCTACATGGAAAGCATACGTGTCAGGATTCGTAAGCTTGGTGGTGGGATGCACACCAAGCTGGCTTTTGGAGGTGAATCTTGAGGTTTTGAAGAGGTTGAGCAAGGGATTGAAACGGTGGGGCGACGAAGTACTAGCTTTGGCGCTTTTGGAAACTAGTGGTGTTGGTGCTATGGGCATTGCTGCTGAAATGATAATAGAAGGGGATTTGAACTTTGCTACATGA
- the LOC132605602 gene encoding mediator of RNA polymerase II transcription subunit 33A-like isoform X1, with the protein METETLHLSQYDKVIELTKLAQERNTDPLIYAMQLSSSLNSAGISLPSIEVGELLVSHICWNNNVPNAWKLLEKALTIRIVPPLFVLSLLSTRVIPARRSCPMAYRLYMELLKRYAFSLPSLVNGPNYQKIMESINDTLHLSQIFELQGSESGMHMVEYVFTVVWQLLDASLDDEGLLELTAEKKSRWPVATKEIEISNQDGFSGKRVEHREALCRMNTVLAIEIIGELFGDRLISMILYLACRNMPTHWDSFMQHLQLLVSNSSALRNSKNISPEALILLISKNRGVLSRECKTSSRKFLHAVMASGSLALSASRRDDASTSVLWLPIDLFLEDIMDGTQVTATSAADTLTGLVKALQAVNCTSWQNTFFGLWISALKLVNRERDSSEGPVPRLDTCLCLLLSITTLAITNIIKEEENDSSSRDQRTESTGKRRQALVSSLQQLHDYEGLLTPPLPAIPLANQAALKAMMFLSGLSGGSEYFDGMRLNDIPVNCAGNLWHLIVEACIARHILDTSAYLWPGYVKGQCNKVPRNMSGPLPSWSSLMKGGLLTPPMVSALVSTPASSLAEIEKIYEIAVNGPAEEKISAATILCGASLARGWNIQEHTVLFITRLLSPCVPSDYGGTDSHLIGYAPFLNVLLVGISSIDGIQIFSLHGLVPQLVGALMPICEAFGSCAPNVSWTLMSEKITSHAVFSNAFTLLLKLWMFDQPPLEHVTRDVPVGSHLTPEYLLLVRNAQLAFSEDLPIDQSKSKQLPRVPNRLFREPIFMDSFPKLKCWYRQHQACIASPLSGLIPGTPVHQIVEALLNFMFRKINSAGQSLIPPTSSGSNSSMSGNEEISPHLKLPAWDILEAVPFVLNAALTACAHGTLSPRELATGLKYLADFLPASLPTIASYFSAEVTRGIWKPASMNGTDWPSPAANLATVEQQIKKILAATGVDVPSLSVGGSSPAILPLPLAILVSLTITYKLDRDTDRFLNFMGAAVSNLATNCPWPCMPVMASLWAQKVRRWSDFLVFSSSRTVFHHSSDAVVQLLRVCFTATLGLGTSSIESNGGVGSLLGHGFGSHFSGGISPVAPGILYLRVHRAVRNVMFMAEEIVSLLMHFVRDIADSGVPARELEKLKKTRSGFPASCHVSLAAAMARVKVSASLGASLVWITGGLSLVQSLLKETLPSWFISAHGSEPNGGVSEGMVARLRGYALAYLAVLSGTFAWGVDSLSTTSKYRPSMLGAHLEFLASALDGKISLGCNKATWKAYVSGFVSLVVGCTPSWLLEVNLEVLKRLSKGLKRWGDEVLALALLETSGVGAMGIAAEMIIEGDLNFAT; encoded by the exons ATGGAAACAGAAACCTTACACTTAAGCCAATATGACAAAGTAATAGAGCTAACAAAATTAGCTCAGGAAAGAAACACCGATCCATTAATCTACGCCATGCAACTTTCCTCCAGCCTCAACTCTGCCGGAATCTCTTTACCGTCTATCGAAGTTGGAGAACTTCTCGTATCGCATATTTGTTGGAATAATAATGTTCCTAATGCTTGGAAGCTTCTAGAGAAAGCTTTGACGATTAGAATTGTTCCTCCTCTGTTTGTTCTCTCCCTTCTCTCCACTAG AGTAATTCCTGCACGAAGGAGCTGTCCGATGGCATACAGGCTGTATATGGAACTTCTAAAAAGATATGCTTTTTCATTACCTTCTCTGGTTAACGGTCCAAATTATCAAAA GATTATGGAGTCGATAAATGATACTCTTCATCTTTCCCAGATATTTGAACTCCAGGGGTCTGAAAGTGGAATGCATATGGTTGAATATGTTTTCACGGTTGTATGGCAGTTACTTGATGCTTCACTTGATGATGAGGGGTTGCTGGAACTGACTGCTGAAAAGAAGTCTAGGTGGCCAGTTGCAACTAAAGAAATCGAAATCAGCAATCAGGATGGCTTTTCTGGGAAAAGAGTTGAACATCGTGAAGCATTATGTAGAATGAACACTGTACTGGCTATTGAAATAATTGGCGAACTTTTTGGGGACAGACTGATATCCATGATTCTTTATTTGGCATGTAGGAACAT gCCCACACATTGGGATTCTTTCATGCAGCACTTACAACTTCTAGTGTCAAACTCCTCAGCtctaagaaactctaagaatatcTCTCCGGAGGCTTTGATACTGTTGATATCAAAAAACCGTGGAGTCCTCTCCAGAGAATGCAAAACAAGCTCTCGTAAATTTCTTCATGCTGTTATGGCTTCTGGATCACTTGCGCTTTCTGCTAGTCGGCGTGATGATGCTAGTACATCAGTTCTCTGGCTACCCATTGATCTCTTTCTAGAAGATATCATGGATGGAACACAAGTGACAGCTACAAGTGCTGCTGACACCCTTACTG GTCTGGTGAAGGCTCTGCAGGCAGTTAACTGTACATCGTGGCAGAATACATTTTTTGGATTGTGGATTTCAGCCCTAAAGCTTGTTAATAGA GAAAGGGATTCCAGTGAGGGACCAGTACCTCGTCTTGATACTTGCTTATGCTTGTTGTTGTCTATTACAACGCTAGCAATTACCAACATAATTAAAGAGGAGGAAAATGATAGCAGCTCTAGGGATCAAAGAACAGAGTCCACAGGAAAACGTCGTCAGGCTTTGGTTTCTAGCTTACAGCAACTGCATGATTATGAAGGCTTGTTGACCCCACCATTGCCTGCAATTCCTTTGGCAAACCAAGCTGCTTTGAAAGCAATGATGTTCCTTTCAGGGCTAAGTGGGGGGAGTGAATACTTTGATGGGATGAGATTGAACGACATTCCTGTCAATTGTG CTGGAAACTTGTGGCACCTTATTGTTGAGGCTTGCATTGCTAGACACATTTTGGATACATCTGCTTATTTATGGCCGGGATACGTAAAAGGTCAATGCAATAAAGTGCCTCGTAACATGTCAGGCCCATTGCCTAGCTGGTCATCATTGATGAAGGGGGGTCTCCTAACTCCTCCAATGGTCAGTGCATTGGTTTCAACACCCGCTTCAAG CTTAGCAGAAATAGAGAAAATATATGAGATTGCTGTCAATGGTCCAGCTGAAGAGAAGATTTCTGCCGCTACTATTCTCTGTGGGGCCTCTCTTGCTCGTGGATGGAATATACAG GAACATACGGTTCTATTCATCACCAGGCTGCTTTCACCTTGTGTTCCTTCTGATTATGGTGGAACTGATAGCCATTTGATTGGCTATGCTCCATTTCTGAATGTTCTTCTTGTTGGTATATCATCTATCGACGGTATCCAGATATTTTCTTTACATGGATTG GTTCCACAGCTTGTTGGTGCATTGATGCCAATTTGTGAAGCCTTCGGTTCTTGTGCACCCAATGTGTCATGGACTCTAATGTCAGAAAAAATTACTTCACATGCCGTTTTCTCGAATGCATTCACACTTCTGCTGAAATTGTGGATGTTTGATCAGCCGCCGCTTGAGCATGTCACGAGAGATGTTCCTGTGGGATCCCATCTAACTCCTGAATACCTATTGCTGGTTCGCAACGCCCAGTTGGCATTCTCTGAAGATTTGCCGATAGATCAAAGCAAAAGCAAACAATTGCCTAGAGTTCCAAATCGATTATTTAGAGAACCCATATTTATGGATTCTTTCCCTAAACTAAAATGTTGGTACCGGCAACATCAAGCATGTATTGCGTCACCTCTCTCAGGTCTCATCCCTGGAACTCCTGTTCATCAGATAGTTGAAGCACTGCTGAACTTCATGTTCAGAAAAATAAATAGTGCTGGTCAGTCCCTTATACCTCCAACTTCAAGTGGTAGTAACTCATCTATGTCTGGAAATGAAGAGATATCTCCTCATCTTAAGTTGCCCGCATGGGATATTTTGGAAGCTGTTCCTTTTGTGCTTAATGCTGCTCTCACAGCCTGTGCTCACGGGACCTTGTCACCACGTGAACTAGCCACTG GTCTTAAGTATCTAGCTGACTTTCTTCCTGCGTCTTTGCCAACAATTGCAAGTTACTTTTCAGCTGAAGTGACACGGGGTATTTGGAAGCCTGCTTCTATGAATGGAACTGATTGGCCAAGTCCTGCTGCGAATTTAGCAACAGTGGAACAACAAATTAAGAAAATCCTAGCTGCCACTGGTGTTGATGTGCCAAGTCTCTCTGTAG GTGGAAGTTCTCCAGCTATTCTTCCTTTGCCCCTGGCAATCCTTGTGAGCCTCACCATTACATATAAACTTGATAGAGATACTGACCGCTTTCTGAACTTCATGGGCGCAGCAGTGAGTAACCTGGCTACAAATTGTCCTTGGCCATGTATGCCTGTGATGGCTTCCCTATGGGCTCAAAAGGTTAGACGCTGGAGTGACTTTCTTGTTTTCTCTTCATCCCGAACTGTTTTCCACCACAGCAGTGATGCAGTGGTTCAACTTCTTCGGGTCTGCTTTACAGCTACACTAGGTTTGGGTACATCTTCTATAGAAAGCAATGGGGGAGTTGGTTCACTTCTGGGTCATGGATTTGGTTCGCATTTTTCTGGTGGCATTTCTCCTGTTGCCCCCGGTATACTCTACTTGCGTGTTCATAGAGCTGTCAGAAATGTCATGTTTATGGCAGAAGAGATCGTCTCCCTTCTGATGCATTTCGTCAGAGATATTGCAGATAGTGGAGTCCCTGCTAGGGAATTGGAGAAACTCAAGAAAACCAGAAGTGGATTCCCTGCATCTTGTCACGTCTCTCTTGCTGCAGCAATGGCCCGTGTCAAGGTTTCAGCTTCATTGGGTGCTTCATTAGTTTGGATCACAGGTGGTTTAAGTTTAGTCCAATCTTTGTTAAAAGAAACTTTGCCATCTTGGTTTATATCTGCACATGGATCAGAGCCCAACGGTGGGGTCTCAGAAGGGATGGTTGCAAGGCTAAGGGGTTATGCCCTTGCATACTTGGCAGTTCTGTCAGGAACATTTGCTTGGGGGGTGGATTCATTGTCAACCACATCCAAGTATCGACCAAGTATGCTTGGAGCACACTTGGAGTTTCTTGCAAGTGCACTAGATGGCAAAATATCACTTGGTTGTAACAAGGCTACATGGAAAGCATACGTGTCAGGATTCGTAAGCTTGGTGGTGGGATGCACACCAAGCTGGCTTTTGGAGGTGAATCTTGAGGTTTTGAAGAGGTTGAGCAAGGGATTGAAACGGTGGGGCGACGAAGTACTAGCTTTGGCGCTTTTGGAAACTAGTGGTGTTGGTGCTATGGGCATTGCTGCTGAAATGATAATAGAAGGGGATTTGAACTTTGCTACATGA